GAGGTGCCCAGCACACCGTAGCCGCGCTCGTCCAGCGACTTCTGGACCTTCGAGGACTCGATCTCGGGCACGACGACCCCCATGATGTTGCGGGACTCCGTCGTGATCTCCGGGTGCTCTTTCAGTGCGGCGGCAGCACCGCGAACCGCGACGTCGCCCTCCATGGCGCGCGCCATGTTGATCTTCTTCTGGGCCTCGTCGTAGTTCTCCTCCAGGTTCTCCCGGACGTCCTGTGCCTGGTCGAGGATGTCCATGAACTCCATGATGAGGCCGTCGCGCTTCTGCTCCAGCGTGTCGTGACCCCGCTCGGACAGCTCGATGCGATCCTCGATCGCCATCAAGTTCTTCCGAGTCGGCTTGACGTCGTTGGCCATTACGAGGGGGTTGCACACCCAGCCTGTTAACCCTTTACGATTGACTCCACGCGCGAGCGCGTGCGAGACCGCGAGTCTCACCGGGCCGTGCCCGTGTCTGGCCGGCGCTGTCGCTGGCCATCTGCGAAGAGAGAGAAAGATACCGCGATTACGCTTCGACGGCCTGCGCTTCCTCGACGTAGTACTCCTCGATGAGGTCCTCGTCGATACGGTTGAGTTCCTCCTTCGGGAGCGTCGAG
This window of the Haloarchaeobius amylolyticus genome carries:
- a CDS encoding V-type ATP synthase subunit D; the encoded protein is MANDVKPTRKNLMAIEDRIELSERGHDTLEQKRDGLIMEFMDILDQAQDVRENLEENYDEAQKKINMARAMEGDVAVRGAAAALKEHPEITTESRNIMGVVVPEIESSKVQKSLDERGYGVLGTSARIDEAAEAYEELLETIILAAEVETAMKKMLSEIETTKRRVNALEFKLLPELRENQEYIEQKLEEQEREEIFRMKKIKDKKEEEEKEAREAEEEETEAGVVAAHN